A part of Lampris incognitus isolate fLamInc1 chromosome 21, fLamInc1.hap2, whole genome shotgun sequence genomic DNA contains:
- the LOC130131617 gene encoding DDRGK domain-containing protein 1-like has protein sequence MDIALYLIAAAILIVLIVFAVKVRGKAEEADREHRQNVVQAVARPQQVAEERGAGMPRRRRNLNARVMAQRRAQRDVSDTEENLLELAAAEEEEEEVELQPQAPGKVGAKKQRKLEEKQAKRAQREAEQEEREERKRLQELREQERLKEEERERLLEQKQEEEERLAKEAQEKREEEEYLRLKAAFVIEDQGEAEQLTEDESRNLLQEFIRYIEDSKVVLLEDLASHFGMRTQDAIARLQDLLADGSLTGVIDDRGKFISITPEELNSVAEFIKQRGRVSITELAWASNSLINLIPEIHTTA, from the exons ATGGATATCGCGCTGTATTTAATAGCCGCGGCGATCCTCATCGTGCTGATTGTGTTTGCCGTGAAGGTGCGGGGGAAGGCTGAGGAAG CTGATAGGGAGCACAGGCAGAATGTCGTCCAGGCCGTGGCGCGTCCTCAGCAGGTGGCGGAGGAGCGGGGTGCAGGCATGCCTCGACGGCGGAGGAACCTCAACGCCAGGGTGATGGCCCAAAGACGTGCCCAGAGAGACGTGTCTGACACTG AGGAAAACCTATTGGAGCTGGCAGctgcagaagaggaggaggaagaggtggaACTGCAGCCCCAGGCCCCGGGCAAAGTGGGAGCCAAAAAGCAGAGAAAGCTGGAGGAGAAGCAGGCAAAGAGAGCCCAAAGAGAG GCtgagcaggaggagagagaggagaggaagaggttgCAGGAGCTCAGAGAGCAGGAGAGActaaaggaggaggagagagagagattgctggAGCAGAAACAG GAGGAAGAGGAACGCCTTGCAAAGGAGGCAcaggagaagagggaggaggaggagtaccTCCGCCTCAAAGCAGCCTTCGTGATAGAGGACCAAGGAGAAGCCGAGCAGCTCACCGAGGATGAG TCGCGCAACCTCCTGCAAGAATTCATCCGGTACATCGAG GACTCAAAAGTTGTTCTGCTGGAAGACTTGGCTTCACACTTCGGGATGCGTACGCAGGACGCTATTGCCAGACTACAGGACCTGTTAGCTGATGGTTCCCTCACAG GCGTGATTGACGACCGAGGGAAGTTCATCTCGATCACGCCAGAGGAGCTGAACTCAGTGGCTGAGTTCATCAAGCAGAGAGGAAGAGTATCCATCACGGAGTTGGCGTGGGCTAGCAACTCGCTCATCAACCTCATCCCGGAGATCCATACCACTGCCTGA